The proteins below are encoded in one region of Streptomyces sp. NBC_00490:
- a CDS encoding AIM24 family protein produces the protein MQSPLFAYNDQQTQDRWSLQNKQMLRVSLEGHDDILARKGTMVAYQGLMEFDAEYQSNQQGRARAQTGEGLDLMRCHGQGTVYLANLKQHVHLVDVEQDGLTVDSSYVLAMDSSLHHEVIAVDSLYGISGSGKYQLNITGRGKVALMTSGAPLMMQVTPDKYVNCDADAIVGWSTSLRVQMQAQTHSSGVFRRRGNTGEGWELSFMGSGYAIVQPSELLPPQNAQIGSGLAAQYGMGQQGARGQNQGNAWS, from the coding sequence ATGCAGAGTCCGCTTTTCGCCTACAACGACCAGCAGACCCAGGACCGCTGGAGCCTGCAGAACAAGCAGATGCTCCGCGTCAGCCTGGAGGGCCACGACGACATCCTCGCCCGCAAGGGCACGATGGTCGCCTACCAGGGCCTGATGGAGTTCGACGCCGAGTACCAGAGCAACCAGCAGGGACGCGCGCGTGCGCAGACCGGCGAGGGCCTGGATCTGATGCGCTGCCACGGGCAGGGCACGGTCTATCTCGCCAATCTCAAGCAGCACGTCCATCTGGTGGACGTGGAGCAGGACGGACTGACCGTCGACAGCAGCTACGTCCTCGCCATGGACTCGTCGCTGCACCACGAGGTCATCGCCGTCGACAGCCTCTACGGCATCTCCGGCTCGGGGAAGTACCAGCTCAACATCACCGGCCGCGGCAAGGTCGCCCTCATGACCTCCGGCGCGCCGCTGATGATGCAGGTGACGCCCGACAAGTACGTCAACTGCGACGCCGACGCGATCGTCGGCTGGTCGACCTCGCTGCGCGTCCAGATGCAGGCCCAGACGCATTCCTCCGGGGTGTTCCGGCGCCGGGGCAACACCGGTGAGGGCTGGGAGCTCAGCTTCATGGGCAGCGGTTACGCGATCGTCCAGCCCAGCGAGCTGCTGCCGCCGCAGAACGCCCAGATCGGCTCCGGCCTCGCCGCGCAGTACGGGATGGGGCAGCAGGGCGCCCGCGGCCAGAACCAGGGCAACGCCTGGAGCTAG
- a CDS encoding NUDIX hydrolase, which translates to MSLFDDAVLVLKGYEDQEELRQTYLDHLATHPDGMWKACGDGHITASALVIDPSRGQVLLTLHRKLRMWLQMGGHCEPVDESLAAAALREGTEESGIEGLTLLPGGPVRLDRHHTPCAWHLDVQYAALAPAGAAEAISDESLDLRWYAYDEVSDVADESVVRLLEATRARL; encoded by the coding sequence GTGAGCCTGTTCGACGACGCGGTCCTCGTACTGAAGGGCTACGAGGACCAGGAAGAGCTGCGCCAGACCTATCTGGATCATCTGGCGACGCACCCGGACGGTATGTGGAAGGCCTGTGGCGACGGGCACATCACGGCGAGCGCGCTGGTGATCGACCCGTCGCGCGGGCAGGTCCTGCTGACCCTCCACCGGAAGCTGCGGATGTGGCTCCAGATGGGCGGCCACTGCGAACCGGTCGACGAGAGCCTGGCGGCGGCCGCCCTGCGCGAGGGCACCGAGGAGTCCGGCATCGAGGGGCTGACCCTGCTGCCCGGCGGCCCGGTCCGTCTGGACCGCCATCACACGCCGTGCGCCTGGCACCTCGACGTCCAGTACGCGGCGCTGGCCCCGGCCGGGGCGGCGGAGGCGATCAGCGACGAGTCCCTGGACCTGCGCTGGTACGCGTACGACGAGGTATCGGACGTGGCGGACGAGTCCGTCGTACGGCTGCTCGAAGCGACCCGGGCCAGGCTGTGA
- a CDS encoding zinc-dependent metalloprotease gives MSDTPFGFGLPPEEPDDGDEGKKKDQQSGGGQGPANPFGFGGLPGAGGFGAPGADNPFAAMFGSLNPNDLGAAFQQLGQMLSYEGGPVNWDMAKQIARQTVSQGTADGTKDASVGPAERTAVQEAVRLADLWLDDATSLPSGAGSAVAWSRAEWVEATLPAWKELVDPVAERVGNAMGDVLPEEMQAMAGPLIGMMRSMGGAMFGTQIGQAVGVLAGEVVGSTDIGLPLGPAGKAALLPLNVEAFGKDLGVAQDEVRLYLALREAAHQRLFTHVPWLRSHLFGAVDGYARGIKVDTAKLEDVVGQFDPQNPEQLQDALQQGMFQPEDTPEQKAALARLETALALVEGWVDAVVHAAAKPRLSSADALRETLRRRRASGGPAEQTFATLIGLELRPRRLRDASRLWASLTDARGVDGRDGLWAHPDMLPTASDLDDPDGFVHREQLDFSELDKMLGEAAQKPDLKKKDADADKDDKDDDTE, from the coding sequence GTGAGTGACACCCCATTCGGATTCGGCCTTCCGCCGGAGGAGCCGGACGACGGCGACGAGGGCAAGAAGAAGGACCAGCAGAGCGGTGGTGGTCAGGGCCCGGCCAACCCGTTCGGTTTCGGCGGGCTGCCTGGAGCCGGCGGCTTCGGTGCCCCTGGTGCCGACAACCCGTTCGCTGCCATGTTCGGTTCCCTGAACCCCAACGACCTGGGCGCCGCGTTCCAGCAGCTGGGCCAGATGCTCTCGTACGAGGGCGGCCCGGTGAACTGGGACATGGCCAAGCAGATCGCCCGCCAGACGGTCTCCCAGGGCACCGCCGACGGCACCAAGGACGCGAGTGTCGGCCCCGCCGAGCGCACCGCGGTCCAGGAGGCCGTCCGCCTGGCCGACCTGTGGCTCGACGACGCGACGTCCCTGCCGTCCGGCGCGGGCTCCGCCGTGGCGTGGTCCCGCGCGGAGTGGGTCGAGGCGACCCTGCCCGCGTGGAAGGAGCTCGTCGACCCGGTGGCCGAGCGCGTCGGCAACGCCATGGGCGACGTGCTGCCGGAGGAGATGCAGGCCATGGCCGGCCCGCTGATCGGCATGATGCGCTCGATGGGCGGCGCCATGTTCGGCACGCAGATCGGGCAGGCCGTCGGCGTGCTGGCGGGTGAGGTCGTCGGCTCCACCGACATCGGCCTGCCGCTCGGCCCGGCCGGCAAGGCCGCGCTGCTGCCGCTCAACGTCGAGGCGTTCGGCAAGGACCTGGGCGTGGCGCAGGACGAGGTGCGGCTGTACCTCGCGCTGCGCGAGGCCGCCCACCAGCGTCTCTTCACGCACGTGCCGTGGCTGCGCTCGCACCTGTTCGGCGCGGTCGACGGGTATGCGCGCGGCATCAAGGTCGACACCGCCAAGCTCGAGGACGTGGTCGGCCAGTTCGACCCGCAGAACCCCGAGCAGTTGCAGGACGCTCTCCAGCAGGGCATGTTCCAGCCGGAGGACACGCCCGAGCAGAAGGCGGCGCTGGCCCGTCTGGAGACGGCTCTGGCGCTCGTCGAGGGCTGGGTGGACGCGGTGGTCCACGCCGCCGCGAAGCCTCGTCTGTCGTCGGCGGACGCGCTGCGCGAGACCCTGCGCCGCCGTCGCGCCTCGGGCGGCCCGGCGGAGCAGACCTTCGCCACGCTGATCGGGCTGGAGCTGCGCCCCCGCCGGCTGCGGGACGCCTCCCGGCTGTGGGCCTCGCTCACGGACGCGCGCGGTGTCGACGGCCGGGACGGGCTGTGGGCCCACCCGGACATGCTTCCGACCGCCTCCGACCTGGACGACCCGGACGGCTTCGTCCACCGCGAGCAGCTGGACTTCTCCGAGCTGGACAAGATGCTCGGCGAGGCGGCGCAGAAGCCCGACCTGAAGAAGAAGGACGCCGACGCCGACAAGGACGACAAGGACGACGACACCGAGTGA
- a CDS encoding SDR family oxidoreductase — protein MSSPDPQVRAARNRSTHPGLRGPVVAVTGAAAGVGALLTERLAASEEIKQVIAIDERRGECAAAQWHILDVRDPAIAEKLRGADVVVHLALDLDLETDGAARTAYNVRGTQTVLTAAAAAGVHRVVLCTSAMVYGALPDNELPLSEDAELRATAEATGVGDLLEVERLARRAPRAHPGLNVTVVRPAVLVGGIDTALTRYFESPRLLVVAGSRPAWQFCHVEDLCSALEYAVLEKVEGELAVGCDGWLEQEEVEELSGIRRMELPSAVALGAAARLHRIGLTPSPAGDLAYTMYPWVVSGSRLHDAGWRPQWTNEEVLAELLEEVSGRHTVVGRRLGRKDATAAGAAGATVALLGAAAVVRRARKARRRI, from the coding sequence GTGAGTTCCCCTGATCCACAGGTTCGCGCAGCGCGAAACCGGTCAACCCATCCCGGCCTGCGCGGACCGGTCGTCGCCGTGACCGGCGCCGCCGCCGGTGTCGGCGCGCTGCTCACCGAGCGGCTCGCCGCTTCGGAGGAGATCAAGCAGGTCATCGCCATCGACGAGCGGCGGGGCGAGTGCGCGGCGGCACAGTGGCACATCCTGGATGTGCGGGACCCGGCGATCGCGGAGAAGCTGCGGGGCGCGGACGTCGTGGTGCATCTGGCGCTCGATCTCGATCTGGAGACCGACGGCGCCGCCCGTACGGCCTACAACGTGCGCGGTACGCAGACCGTGCTGACCGCCGCGGCCGCGGCCGGCGTGCACCGGGTCGTGCTGTGCACCTCCGCCATGGTCTACGGCGCCCTTCCGGACAACGAGCTGCCGCTGTCCGAGGACGCGGAGCTGCGGGCGACGGCGGAGGCGACCGGGGTCGGGGACCTGCTGGAGGTCGAGCGGCTCGCGCGGCGCGCTCCGCGGGCGCACCCCGGGCTCAATGTCACCGTGGTGCGGCCCGCTGTCCTCGTCGGAGGCATCGACACCGCGCTGACCAGGTACTTCGAGTCGCCGCGGCTGCTGGTCGTGGCCGGCTCCCGGCCCGCCTGGCAGTTCTGCCACGTCGAGGATCTGTGCAGTGCTCTGGAGTACGCCGTCCTGGAGAAGGTCGAGGGCGAGCTCGCCGTCGGCTGTGACGGATGGCTGGAGCAGGAGGAGGTCGAGGAGCTCAGCGGGATCCGGCGGATGGAGCTGCCCTCGGCCGTCGCGCTGGGCGCGGCGGCCCGGCTGCACCGGATCGGGCTCACGCCGTCTCCGGCCGGGGATCTCGCCTACACGATGTACCCCTGGGTGGTGAGCGGCAGCCGGCTCCACGACGCCGGATGGCGGCCGCAGTGGACCAACGAGGAGGTCCTCGCGGAGCTGCTGGAGGAGGTCTCCGGACGGCACACGGTCGTGGGACGCCGACTGGGCCGCAAGGACGCGACGGCCGCGGGCGCCGCGGGTGCGACGGTGGCGCTGCTGGGCGCGGCGGCCGTGGTGCGGCGGGCGCGGAAGGCCCGGCGGCGGATCTGA
- a CDS encoding molybdenum cofactor biosynthesis protein MoaE produces MAAIDDHPGERGAQDAIKLIAIRETALSLDEVFKAVGDDAAGGTALFVGTVRNHDGGADVDELGYSCHPSAEAEMRRVAEKVVAEYPVRALAAVHRVGDLSVGDLAVVVAVSCPHRGEAFEACRKLIDELKHEVPIWKHQKFSDGTEEWVGAC; encoded by the coding sequence ATGGCAGCCATCGACGATCACCCCGGTGAGCGGGGCGCGCAGGACGCGATCAAGCTCATCGCCATTCGTGAGACCGCGCTCTCCCTGGACGAGGTCTTCAAGGCCGTCGGGGACGACGCGGCCGGGGGGACCGCGCTGTTCGTCGGGACCGTGCGCAATCACGACGGCGGAGCCGATGTCGACGAGCTCGGCTATTCGTGTCATCCCAGTGCCGAGGCGGAGATGCGGCGGGTCGCGGAGAAGGTCGTCGCCGAGTACCCCGTGCGGGCGCTGGCCGCGGTGCATCGCGTGGGGGACCTGAGCGTCGGGGATCTCGCCGTCGTCGTCGCCGTGTCGTGCCCGCATCGCGGGGAGGCCTTCGAGGCCTGCCGGAAACTGATCGACGAACTCAAGCACGAAGTGCCGATCTGGAAGCACCAGAAGTTCTCCGACGGAACGGAGGAGTGGGTCGGCGCCTGCTGA
- a CDS encoding YlbL family protein, with amino-acid sequence MPRRTATMLASTLMLIALLCAGVLIPVPYAEMSPGPTVNTLGDHDGEPVLQISGRKTYATSGHLNMTTVRVTSADYKMNLVEAVYGWLAHDNKVVPHDTLYPDGKTEEQSTQENAEEFSQSQESAKVAALKELDVPVKSFVIVSTVVKDSPAEDRLHAGDVIKAVDGTAVKAPADVAELVTKHKTGEKVVFTIVPAKEQAAAEKEQRTATRTEDVTVTTRASDDDGEKRAVVGISAGTDHTFPFTIDIKLADVGGPSAGLMFALGIYDKLTPGSLTGGTFVAGTGTIDDDGKVGPIGGIEMKTVGARDKGARYFLTPADNCAAAAKDTPGGLTLVKVNTIADALGALKDIRSGDTDGLPKCTTKG; translated from the coding sequence ATGCCACGCCGCACCGCGACGATGCTCGCCTCCACCCTGATGCTGATCGCACTCCTGTGCGCGGGTGTGTTGATCCCCGTGCCGTACGCGGAGATGTCCCCCGGGCCGACGGTGAACACCCTGGGCGATCACGACGGCGAGCCGGTGCTCCAGATCTCCGGCCGGAAGACGTACGCGACGAGCGGCCACCTGAACATGACCACCGTCCGGGTCACCAGCGCCGACTACAAGATGAACCTCGTCGAGGCCGTGTACGGCTGGCTCGCGCACGACAACAAGGTCGTGCCGCACGACACGCTGTACCCGGACGGCAAGACCGAGGAACAGTCCACCCAGGAGAACGCCGAGGAGTTCAGCCAGTCCCAGGAGAGCGCCAAGGTCGCCGCCCTGAAGGAGCTGGACGTCCCCGTGAAGTCCTTCGTGATCGTCTCCACGGTCGTCAAGGACTCCCCGGCCGAGGACCGGCTGCACGCCGGTGACGTCATCAAGGCCGTCGACGGGACCGCCGTCAAGGCGCCCGCCGACGTCGCCGAGCTGGTCACCAAGCACAAGACCGGCGAGAAGGTCGTCTTCACCATCGTGCCCGCCAAGGAGCAGGCCGCCGCGGAGAAGGAGCAGCGGACGGCGACCAGAACCGAGGACGTGACCGTCACGACCAGGGCGTCCGACGACGACGGCGAGAAGCGCGCCGTCGTCGGGATCTCCGCCGGGACCGACCACACCTTCCCGTTCACCATCGACATCAAGCTCGCCGACGTCGGAGGTCCGAGTGCCGGGCTCATGTTCGCGCTCGGCATCTACGACAAGCTCACCCCGGGCAGCCTGACCGGCGGCACGTTCGTGGCCGGCACCGGCACCATCGACGACGACGGCAAGGTCGGCCCGATCGGCGGCATCGAGATGAAGACCGTCGGCGCCCGCGACAAGGGAGCCCGGTACTTCCTCACGCCCGCCGACAACTGCGCGGCCGCCGCCAAGGACACTCCCGGCGGGCTCACGCTGGTGAAGGTGAACACCATCGCGGACGCCCTCGGCGCCCTTAAGGACATCCGCTCCGGCGACACCGACGGCCTGCCCAAGTGCACGACCAAGGGCTGA
- a CDS encoding PPA1309 family protein encodes MSNTPMAASPLTRAVLEIDEYVSGLGWDQPARLFALVDTARLRAQEPGLAAQLGLEDEQATTGLTPIEQEEIPAGKPLDEFLGTIAWPDPVVGCALTVERLMLPPSAEASVPEGLSDKKLSQWVAKHPDRQEVRMTVAVLRDGTRDSALRLREKDSPTEVLTGGALVPGLAEALSATFED; translated from the coding sequence ATGTCCAACACACCCATGGCAGCGAGCCCCCTGACCCGGGCCGTACTCGAGATCGACGAGTACGTGTCCGGCCTCGGCTGGGACCAGCCCGCTCGCCTCTTCGCCCTCGTAGACACCGCCCGGCTGCGCGCTCAGGAACCGGGCCTCGCGGCCCAGCTCGGCCTGGAGGACGAGCAGGCGACCACCGGTCTCACCCCGATCGAGCAGGAGGAGATCCCGGCGGGCAAGCCGCTGGACGAGTTCCTCGGCACGATCGCCTGGCCCGACCCGGTCGTCGGCTGCGCCCTGACGGTGGAGCGCCTGATGCTCCCGCCGTCCGCCGAGGCGTCGGTCCCGGAGGGCCTGAGCGACAAGAAGCTCTCCCAGTGGGTCGCCAAGCACCCCGACCGTCAGGAGGTCCGCATGACGGTCGCGGTCCTGCGGGACGGCACCCGCGACTCGGCCCTGCGACTGCGTGAGAAGGACTCCCCGACGGAGGTCCTCACGGGCGGCGCCCTGGTGCCGGGGCTCGCGGAGGCGCTGTCGGCGACGTTCGAGGACTGA
- a CDS encoding UPF0182 family membrane protein, with protein sequence MPDRGGGPTGPRIRVGRPSRRVRTLLMTLGVLAVLGMAFTMFAGFWTDWLWYRSVNYSSVFTTTLWTKIGLFFVFGLLMALAVGFNIWLAHRLRPPLSAMSMEQQNLDRYRMGIAPYKKWLLLGITALVGLIAGASASSQWRTWLMWVNGVSFGEKDPQFKLDISFFTFDLPWYRFLLGFGFAAAILSVIAAALTHYLYGGLRITSPGARATAAATGHLSVLMGVFVALKAVAYWLDRYGLAVKSSDFKATDNWTGLRYVDANAYLPAKTILFCIAVICALLFFATLWRRTWQLPVIGFGLMVLSAILIGGLYPAIVQKFQVQPNEQAKEAPYVTKNLKATREAYGIDDADVNEYAGTSTTTDKTKLRDDVDNTASIRVVDPNIVSPTFQQLQQMRNYYGFPINLDVDRYTKDGKDQDTVIGLRELNLAGIPKNNWINDHFRYTHGYGVVAAKGTAADSEGRPVFTESDLPSQGDLGTYQQRVYYGEKTTEYSIVGGPQKEIDYSDDSGEKTFSYNGKSGVNLSNPVNRAAYAVAFNEPQILYSGAIGEGSRILYNRTPKERVEAVAPWLTIDGDAYPAVVDGKIQWIVDAYTTTNGYPYSSRTTLGDTTADSLTATNNSRAVVAQQNQVNYIRNSVKATVDAYTGQVSLYQWDTKDPVLKTWMKAFPGTVKSKTAISDSLMAHLRYPQDLFKVQRELLSRYHVKDATTFLSGSEVWQVPDDPTNTSGDAVPPYYLSMKMPDQKAQAFSLTTTFTPNGRDQLSAFMSVDAEAGTSDYGKIRILKLPTNTTVPGPKQVQSQFNSEQNIAETISLLNRGDSKVEYGNLLTVPLDGGLLYVEPVYVRGGGLKYPLLRKVLVTYGGKTAFEDTLDEALNKVFGADGETTTPPEDDGGDTTKPPPTSDNPTVQEALDDAQKAFEDGQAALKKGDWEAYGLAQKDLEEALQRAEDAQSKEDKTGGSSPSPSGSPSPSSSPSG encoded by the coding sequence ATGCCGGACCGCGGCGGAGGCCCGACGGGGCCACGGATCAGAGTGGGCCGCCCGTCCCGGCGTGTCCGGACCCTGCTCATGACACTGGGCGTCCTTGCCGTGCTCGGCATGGCGTTCACCATGTTCGCCGGGTTCTGGACGGACTGGCTCTGGTACCGGTCGGTGAACTACTCGTCCGTGTTCACGACGACCCTGTGGACGAAGATCGGTCTGTTCTTCGTCTTCGGCCTGCTGATGGCCCTGGCGGTCGGCTTCAACATCTGGCTGGCGCACCGGCTGCGGCCACCGCTGAGCGCGATGTCGATGGAGCAGCAGAACCTCGACCGCTACCGCATGGGCATCGCGCCCTACAAGAAGTGGCTGCTGCTGGGGATCACCGCGCTCGTCGGCCTCATCGCCGGCGCCTCGGCGTCGAGCCAGTGGCGGACCTGGCTGATGTGGGTCAACGGTGTGTCCTTCGGTGAGAAGGACCCGCAGTTCAAGCTCGACATCTCCTTCTTCACCTTCGACCTGCCCTGGTACCGGTTCCTGCTCGGCTTCGGCTTCGCAGCTGCGATCCTGTCCGTGATCGCCGCCGCGCTGACGCACTACCTGTACGGCGGGCTCAGGATCACCAGCCCGGGTGCGCGCGCCACGGCCGCCGCCACGGGCCATCTGTCGGTGCTGATGGGCGTCTTCGTCGCCCTGAAGGCGGTGGCCTACTGGCTCGACCGGTACGGTCTCGCGGTCAAGTCCAGCGACTTCAAGGCGACCGACAACTGGACCGGCCTGAGGTACGTCGACGCGAACGCCTATCTGCCGGCCAAGACGATCCTGTTCTGCATCGCCGTCATCTGCGCCCTGCTGTTCTTCGCCACCCTGTGGCGGCGCACCTGGCAGCTGCCCGTCATCGGCTTCGGTCTGATGGTGCTGTCGGCGATCCTCATCGGCGGCCTGTACCCGGCGATCGTCCAGAAGTTCCAGGTCCAGCCGAACGAGCAGGCCAAGGAAGCGCCGTACGTCACCAAGAACCTCAAGGCGACGCGCGAGGCGTACGGCATCGACGACGCCGACGTCAACGAGTACGCGGGCACGTCCACGACCACGGACAAGACCAAGCTGCGCGACGACGTCGACAACACGGCCAGCATCCGCGTGGTGGACCCGAACATCGTCTCGCCGACGTTCCAGCAGCTTCAGCAGATGCGCAACTACTACGGGTTCCCGATCAACCTGGACGTCGACCGCTACACCAAGGACGGCAAGGACCAGGACACGGTCATCGGTCTGCGCGAGCTGAACCTCGCCGGCATTCCGAAGAACAACTGGATCAACGACCACTTCCGCTACACCCACGGCTACGGCGTGGTCGCCGCCAAGGGCACCGCCGCCGACTCCGAGGGCCGCCCGGTCTTCACCGAGTCCGACCTGCCCTCGCAGGGCGACCTCGGCACGTATCAGCAGCGGGTCTACTACGGCGAGAAGACCACCGAGTACTCGATCGTCGGCGGTCCCCAGAAGGAGATCGACTACTCCGACGACAGCGGCGAGAAGACCTTCAGCTACAACGGCAAGAGCGGGGTCAACCTCTCCAACCCGGTCAACCGGGCCGCGTACGCGGTGGCGTTCAACGAGCCGCAGATCCTCTACTCCGGCGCGATCGGCGAGGGTTCGCGGATCCTGTACAACCGCACGCCCAAGGAGCGCGTCGAGGCGGTCGCCCCGTGGCTGACCATCGACGGCGACGCCTACCCGGCGGTCGTGGACGGGAAGATCCAGTGGATCGTCGACGCCTACACGACGACGAACGGCTACCCGTACTCGTCGCGTACGACCCTCGGTGACACCACGGCCGACTCGCTGACCGCGACGAACAACTCGCGCGCGGTGGTGGCCCAGCAGAACCAGGTCAACTACATCCGCAACTCGGTGAAGGCCACCGTCGACGCCTACACCGGCCAGGTGAGCCTGTACCAGTGGGACACCAAGGACCCGGTCCTGAAGACCTGGATGAAGGCGTTCCCGGGCACGGTGAAGTCGAAGACCGCGATCTCGGACTCGCTGATGGCTCATCTGCGCTACCCGCAGGACCTGTTCAAGGTCCAGCGCGAGCTGCTCAGCCGGTACCACGTGAAGGACGCGACGACGTTCCTCAGCGGCTCCGAGGTGTGGCAGGTGCCGGACGACCCGACCAACACGTCGGGCGACGCGGTGCCGCCGTACTACCTGAGCATGAAGATGCCCGACCAGAAGGCGCAGGCGTTCTCGCTCACGACGACGTTCACGCCCAACGGCCGTGACCAGCTCAGCGCGTTCATGTCGGTCGACGCCGAGGCGGGGACCAGCGACTACGGCAAGATCAGAATCCTGAAACTGCCGACGAACACCACCGTCCCCGGACCCAAACAGGTGCAGAGCCAGTTCAACTCCGAACAGAACATCGCCGAGACCATCAGCCTCCTCAACAGAGGTGATTCCAAGGTGGAGTACGGCAACCTGCTGACGGTGCCGCTCGACGGAGGACTGCTGTACGTGGAGCCGGTCTACGTACGCGGTGGTGGACTGAAGTACCCGCTGCTGCGGAAGGTGTTGGTGACCTACGGAGGCAAGACCGCCTTCGAGGACACCCTCGACGAGGCCCTCAACAAGGTGTTCGGGGCGGACGGCGAGACCACCACGCCACCGGAGGACGACGGCGGGGACACCACGAAGCCGCCACCGACCTCCGACAACCCGACGGTCCAAGAGGCGTTGGACGACGCCCAGAAGGCCTTCGAGGACGGCCAGGCGGCCCTGAAGAAGGGCGACTGGGAGGCGTACGGCCTGGCGCAGAAGGACCTCGAGGAAGCGCTGCAACGGGCCGAGGACGCACAGTCCAAGGAGGACAAGACCGGCGGCAGCAGCCCGAGTCCGAGCGGCAGTCCGAGCCCGAGCAGCAGTCCCAGCGGCTGA
- a CDS encoding tetratricopeptide repeat protein yields MDVMGDKATLLETGRFEQSADFVQSADLVQPSDRDETGEAAEEARQRLAAEAGDVEAMSVLGAMLLRRGDLDGAEPQLRAATAAGDRAAANNLGVLLHQRGYADDAAGWWRIAAVAGSAAAAHALGRHHREKGDEPAAEYWLRQSAEQGHALGAYALADLLEHRGDAAAGQWMRAAAERGHREAAYRLARALDREVSAEGDDGPDNGVSPAAEQWYRQAAARGHRRAALHLGAILERRGELKEAGRWYLTSAKDGEARAACALGFLMRDAGDVESAAVWWLRAAQDGDGNAANALGALHAERGETQTAERWYRAAMDAGDVNGAYNLGLLCAEQARTAQAEQWYRRAAYAGHREAANALAILLLQGGDTAGAEPWFSKAAEAGSVDAAFNLGILFAGRGEDAVALRWYERAAAAGHTEAALQVGIARLRDGDEAAAERHLRCAAGGGSSEAAYRLATVLDARRPPVPAHELGEPVHSSKSECEEWYERAASQGHRRAQVRVGMLAAARGDVVGAARWYREAAEAGSRNGAFNLGLLLAREGSEPEAAVWWTRAADAGHGRAALRLALVYARRGELAEGQRWADRAVTLGPREVSERAARLRDALRQELSA; encoded by the coding sequence ATGGACGTTATGGGGGACAAGGCAACTCTGTTGGAGACAGGGCGGTTTGAGCAGTCTGCTGACTTTGTGCAGTCTGCCGATCTTGTGCAGCCTTCCGACCGGGACGAGACCGGTGAGGCCGCCGAGGAAGCAAGGCAGCGGCTCGCCGCGGAAGCCGGCGATGTCGAGGCGATGAGCGTCCTCGGGGCCATGCTGCTGCGCCGCGGTGATCTCGACGGAGCCGAACCCCAGCTGCGTGCCGCCACCGCCGCGGGTGACCGGGCCGCCGCCAACAACCTGGGCGTCCTGCTGCACCAGCGCGGATACGCCGACGACGCCGCCGGATGGTGGCGGATCGCCGCCGTCGCCGGGTCCGCCGCGGCCGCGCACGCGCTGGGCCGCCACCACCGGGAGAAGGGCGACGAGCCCGCCGCCGAGTACTGGCTGCGCCAGTCCGCCGAGCAGGGGCACGCCCTCGGCGCGTACGCGCTCGCCGATCTGCTGGAGCACCGCGGGGACGCCGCGGCCGGGCAGTGGATGCGCGCCGCGGCCGAGCGGGGGCACCGTGAGGCGGCCTACCGGCTGGCGCGCGCTCTTGATCGCGAAGTGTCCGCCGAAGGGGACGACGGGCCCGACAACGGTGTCTCCCCGGCGGCCGAGCAGTGGTACCGGCAGGCCGCCGCGCGCGGACACCGGCGGGCCGCGCTGCACCTCGGCGCGATCCTGGAGCGGCGCGGTGAGCTGAAGGAGGCCGGGCGCTGGTATCTGACCTCCGCCAAGGACGGCGAGGCACGGGCCGCCTGCGCCCTCGGGTTCCTGATGCGTGACGCGGGAGACGTCGAGAGCGCCGCGGTCTGGTGGCTGCGTGCCGCTCAGGACGGGGACGGCAACGCGGCGAACGCGCTGGGGGCGCTGCACGCCGAGCGGGGCGAGACACAGACCGCCGAGCGGTGGTACCGGGCCGCGATGGACGCCGGTGACGTCAACGGCGCGTACAACCTCGGGCTGCTCTGCGCCGAGCAGGCGCGGACCGCGCAGGCCGAGCAGTGGTACCGGCGGGCGGCGTACGCCGGACACCGGGAGGCGGCGAACGCGCTGGCGATCCTGCTGCTGCAGGGCGGGGACACCGCCGGGGCCGAGCCGTGGTTCTCCAAGGCGGCCGAGGCCGGGAGCGTGGACGCGGCGTTCAACCTCGGGATCCTCTTCGCGGGGCGGGGCGAGGACGCCGTCGCGCTGCGGTGGTACGAGCGGGCCGCGGCCGCCGGGCACACCGAGGCGGCGCTCCAGGTCGGGATCGCGCGACTGCGGGACGGGGACGAGGCGGCGGCGGAGCGGCATCTGCGGTGTGCGGCGGGAGGAGGCAGCTCGGAGGCGGCGTACCGGCTGGCGACCGTGCTGGACGCCCGGCGCCCGCCCGTGCCCGCGCATGAGCTGGGGGAGCCGGTCCACTCCTCCAAGAGCGAGTGCGAGGAGTGGTACGAGCGGGCGGCGTCCCAGGGGCATCGGCGGGCGCAGGTGCGGGTGGGCATGCTGGCCGCTGCCCGCGGGGATGTCGTGGGGGCGGCTCGCTGGTACCGGGAGGCGGCCGAGGCGGGCTCCCGCAACGGTGCCTTCAATCTCGGGCTGCTGCTGGCCCGGGAGGGGAGCGAGCCCGAGGCGGCGGTGTGGTGGACCCGTGCGGCGGACGCGGGGCACGGGCGGGCGGCTTTGCGGCTCGCCCTGGTCTACGCGCGTCGTGGGGAGCTCGCGGAGGGCCAGCGCTGGGCCGACCGGGCCGTGACGCTGGGACCGCGGGAGGTGTCGGAGCGGGCGGCTCGTCTGCGGGACGCGCTGCGGCAGGAACTGTCGGCCTGA